DNA from Fusobacterium perfoetens:
AGTATGTTTGACAAGAAACAAAATAAAATGTATAATTAGCAATATGATTTATGCTTATTTAAAAGCGAATAGGAGAAAAAAATGGAAATGAAGGAAATAATAGAAAAAATAAATTATTTTTCTAAACTTGCAAAAACAAGACCTCTGACAGAAGAAGAGGCAGATGAAAGACATAAATACAGACAGCTTTACCTTGAAAAATTTAGAGCACAGGTAAAAGCTCAGCTTGATAATATTGAAATAGTAGACGACACAACAGAAGATAAAGAAAAACTAAATTAGGGGGATAATTTTATGTGCAAGACAACAGTAAGAAACTTATACAGAAATGAAAAAGAGTTTCTTGGAAAAGAAATAGAAGTTTCAGGTTGGGTAAGAAAACTTAGAGATCAGAAAAACTTTGGATTTATAGAACTTAATGACGGTTCTTTTTTCAAAGGAATACAAGTTGTATATGATACAGAACTTGAAAATTTTGAAGAGATTTCACACCTTTCAATTTCATCTTCAATAACAGTAAGAGGAATATTTAAAGAATCAGAAGGAAAAGGACAGGCAACAGAAATAAAAGCTACAGATGTAAAAATAATTCAAAAAGCCTCTCTAGACTATCCACTTCAAAATAAAAGACAGTCTTTTGAATATTTAAGAGAAATAGCTCATTTAAGACCAAGAACAAATACATTTGCAGCTGTATTCAGAGTAAGATCTGTACTTGCTTATGCAATTCACAAATTTTTCCAAGAACAAGGATTTGTTTATACTCACACTCCAATTATAACAGGTTCTGATGCTGAAGGAGCAGGAGAAATGTTCAGAGTAACAACTCTTGATTTCAATAATCTTCCTAAAACAGAAGCAGGAGCAGTTGACAACTCTAAAGATTTCTTTGGAAAATCAACTAACTTAACAGTAAGTGGACAATTAAATGGAGAAACTTATTGTTCAGCATTCAGAAATATATATACATTTGGACCTACATTCAGAGCAGAAAATTCTAATACTTCAAGACATGCTGCAGAATTCTGGATGATAGAACCTGAAATTGCTTTCGCAGACTTAAATGCAAATATGGATTTAGGGGAAGCAATGATAAAATATATTATAAAATATGTTATGGATGAATGTCCTGAAGAAATGGCATTCTTCAATCAATTTATAGAAAAAGGTCTTATAGATAAATTAAATAATGTTTTAAATAATGAATTTGCAAGAGTTACTTATACAGAAGCTATAGATATTCTTCTTGCTTCAGGACAAAAATTCAGTTATCCTGTAAAATGGGGAATAGATTTACAAAGTGAACATGAAAGATTCCTTGCAGAAAAACATTTTGGAAAACCTGTATTTTTAACAGATTATCCAAAAGATATAAAAGCTTTCTATATGAAACTTAATGAAGACGGAAAAACAGTAAGAGCAATGGATCTTCTTGCTCCAGGTATAGGAGAAATAATAGGAGGATCTCAAAGAGAGGATGATCTTGAAGCTCTTGAAAAAAGAATGGATGAAGTGGGACTTAAAAAAGAAGATTACAGTTTCTATCTTGATTTAAGAAGATTTGGAAGTTTCCCTCACTCAGGATATGGACTTGGATTTGAAAGAATGATGATGTATATTACAGGTATGACTAATATAAGAGATGTAATACCATTCCCAAGAACTCCAGGAAATGCAGCATTCTAATAAAATAAACTAAAATATAAAGGAGATGAAAAATGGCACTTAATATATTAATAATATTGGCAGTTTTTTCTCTCCTTTTTTATATTGTTACATATCCTTATGATTTTAAACTTGAGAGAAAACTGAAAAGAGTAAAAAGTTTTTCTGAAGTGAGTTATGTAAGTAAAGAAGATAAATGTTTTAAAAAATATGATTTTGATAAGATAGATGAGTATCTTAACATAGAAGAAAAATTTTTAGACAGTGTTCATGTAGATGAAAAAATGAGATATATTCTTGTTACACCGAAAGGAAAAATAAAAGAAGATACTCCTTGTCTTTTTCTTCTTCATGGAATAAGGGATTATCCTGAAGATTGGATAAACAGAGCATGTCTTCTTGAAAATTATCTAACTTTAAGAGAAATAAATCTTATAGATGATATTATCTTTATACTTCCTGCTTCTGGATATAATGGTGAAAGCTGGTATACAAATTTTTTCAAAGATCCAAAGCATAAATATGAAGATTATTTTACTGGTGAACTTTATGAAGAAGCCAGAAAAATATCTCCTAAAGGAAAAATAGGAATAGCAGGTTTTTCAATGGGAGGATATGGAGCATTTAAATTAGGATTTATGCATCCAGAAAAATACAGTGTAGTAGGAAGTTTTTCAGGAGCTGTGAGTCTTATAAGAATGAGTGTAAATAGAAGAGTAATGAGAATAATGAGGTATGTATATATACCTAAGTTTCTTTTTAATGATGTTGATAAATCTCTTTTTATAAGAATATTTAGTTCATGGGGATGGAGAATTTTAAAGCAAGATCCTTACAGCATAATAAAGGTTATTGATCCAAAGAGACTTAAAGGAAAAAAGTTTTATATAAGTGTAGGAGCTGAGGATAAAAAACCTTATCTTATGCTTCAGCAGTGGATAGATATAGTAGGAAGATTAAAAAAATATCAAGTAGACTTTAAAGGATATATATATAAAGATGAAGTTCATACATGGGAATATATTTCAAAGGATCTTCCGAATTTTATTTGTTATTTTAACAGGGAAATAAAAAGATAAAACAGGTTGACTGGATGGTCGTAATATGGTATGCTATCATTGAAAATGACTGTTCAGTCATAAATTTTTATATTTACAAATAAAAGACAGGCAGGAATTAATGAAGAAAAATATATTGGCAGTGGTTTTATCTGTAACATTTTTTTCATGTGCCTCATTATCATATAATTATGATCAGTTTGAATTTGTAGATGAATACAATAAAACTGTAAAATATTTTGATAGAGTTGTGGAATCTCCAATAAAAAAATCGGATTTAAGAAAACTGAGAAGAAGATTTAATTTTCTTCGCAATCAGCTTTATAAAAATAATGAGAATTATGAGCGTATTAATGAAATGACAGTAAAATCTTATAGTGAAAAAATAGAAGAATATCTAATGTTTGTAGAAGACTTAAGTGATTAACTTTTATAAAACGGAGGAATAATGAATATATTAATGGCACTTTCTCAGCTTGAAGTTACAGGTGCAGAAGTATATGCAGTAAATCTTGCAAATGAACTTATAAAAAGAGGAAATAATGTATATATAGTATCTGATACTTTAACTAAAGAAACAGAAGCTGAGTATTTTAAAATAGAATTTAATAAAAGAAAATTATCACAGAGAATAAAGCATATAAAAGAGCTTTTAAGAATAATAAAAGAAAAAGATATTCATGTGGTTCATGCTCATTCAAGAGCATCTTCATGGAGTTCTATGATAGCATGTAAAATAGCAGGAATACCTCTTGTGACAACTACTCATGGAAAACAGCCAGTTCACTTGAGCAGAAAACTTGTAAAAGGGTTTGGAGACTATTCTTTGGCAGTTTGTGAAAATGTTTATGAGCAGATGGCAGAAGAACTTCATTTTAAAAAAGAAAAAATAGAAGTTTTAAGAAATCCTGTAAATTGTGAGGAATATAGTTTTTCTGAAGTAGAAAAAGAAAAAGGAAAAACAGTGGTTTCTATTATAGGAAGACTTTCAGGCCCTAAAGGAGATGTTACTTATAATCTTTTAAAGGAGCTTATTAAAAATGATGGGTATAATATCCGTGTAATAGGTGGGAAAGATATTCCTGAAAGATTTAAGCAATTTAAAGAAAAAGTAAATTTCATGGGATATATAAATAATGTATCTGAAGAAATTTCAAAATCTCATGTAGTAATAGGGGCAGGAAGAGTAGCTGTAGAAGGGATTCTTTCTGGAACACCTGTAATAGCAGTTGGAGAATCAGAATATATAGGTGTTGTATCAGAAAATACAATTTCAGAAGGATTAAAAAGTAATTTCGGAGATATTGGAAATATAGATTCTAAAGATATTGTTGATGTAAGTACAGTTAATAAAGATATAGAACTTTGCCTTGCTAAAAGCAGAGAGGAACTTTTAAGACTAAGAAATATAGTTCGTGAAAATTTCTCATTTGAAAAAATTGTTGATAGAAT
Protein-coding regions in this window:
- the asnS gene encoding asparagine--tRNA ligase produces the protein MCKTTVRNLYRNEKEFLGKEIEVSGWVRKLRDQKNFGFIELNDGSFFKGIQVVYDTELENFEEISHLSISSSITVRGIFKESEGKGQATEIKATDVKIIQKASLDYPLQNKRQSFEYLREIAHLRPRTNTFAAVFRVRSVLAYAIHKFFQEQGFVYTHTPIITGSDAEGAGEMFRVTTLDFNNLPKTEAGAVDNSKDFFGKSTNLTVSGQLNGETYCSAFRNIYTFGPTFRAENSNTSRHAAEFWMIEPEIAFADLNANMDLGEAMIKYIIKYVMDECPEEMAFFNQFIEKGLIDKLNNVLNNEFARVTYTEAIDILLASGQKFSYPVKWGIDLQSEHERFLAEKHFGKPVFLTDYPKDIKAFYMKLNEDGKTVRAMDLLAPGIGEIIGGSQREDDLEALEKRMDEVGLKKEDYSFYLDLRRFGSFPHSGYGLGFERMMMYITGMTNIRDVIPFPRTPGNAAF
- a CDS encoding alpha/beta hydrolase, which encodes MALNILIILAVFSLLFYIVTYPYDFKLERKLKRVKSFSEVSYVSKEDKCFKKYDFDKIDEYLNIEEKFLDSVHVDEKMRYILVTPKGKIKEDTPCLFLLHGIRDYPEDWINRACLLENYLTLREINLIDDIIFILPASGYNGESWYTNFFKDPKHKYEDYFTGELYEEARKISPKGKIGIAGFSMGGYGAFKLGFMHPEKYSVVGSFSGAVSLIRMSVNRRVMRIMRYVYIPKFLFNDVDKSLFIRIFSSWGWRILKQDPYSIIKVIDPKRLKGKKFYISVGAEDKKPYLMLQQWIDIVGRLKKYQVDFKGYIYKDEVHTWEYISKDLPNFICYFNREIKR
- a CDS encoding glycosyltransferase — translated: MNILMALSQLEVTGAEVYAVNLANELIKRGNNVYIVSDTLTKETEAEYFKIEFNKRKLSQRIKHIKELLRIIKEKDIHVVHAHSRASSWSSMIACKIAGIPLVTTTHGKQPVHLSRKLVKGFGDYSLAVCENVYEQMAEELHFKKEKIEVLRNPVNCEEYSFSEVEKEKGKTVVSIIGRLSGPKGDVTYNLLKELIKNDGYNIRVIGGKDIPERFKQFKEKVNFMGYINNVSEEISKSHVVIGAGRVAVEGILSGTPVIAVGESEYIGVVSENTISEGLKSNFGDIGNIDSKDIVDVSTVNKDIELCLAKSREELLRLRNIVRENFSFEKIVDRIEKIYSKQYVLKKKYEMPVIMYHRVIEDRDEEKGVHGTYITVEKFEEHMKYLKDKGYQTVTFEDLKNGNYRHRFDKGNKWIVLTFDDGYKDNYTHAFPILKKYGFKSVIYLLGTLKYNKWDVDNPENPEKKFPLMDDNEILEMQEYGIEFGGHSMTHSKMSRIDKNIAHEEIVESRDILEKKLGKKMNCFAYPYGDRDEGVKEFVKEEGYEFAVATDSGDISFQEDLYNIRRIGIFPTNGLRSFKRKTSGKYNFIKIKREQRASGGK
- a CDS encoding DUF896 domain-containing protein, with protein sequence MEMKEIIEKINYFSKLAKTRPLTEEEADERHKYRQLYLEKFRAQVKAQLDNIEIVDDTTEDKEKLN